A section of the Microscilla marina ATCC 23134 genome encodes:
- a CDS encoding FHA domain-containing protein — protein MTNKETLAEKGKQTQPNRATQAFATGLKILGGADVPIYTLQHLTNTDKHPAGSYEKIVVPYVEIGRANSCVIQFDDGCNTVSRKHAAIERKGKDIFIKNLSATNPTLINGRPVAEQWYLTNGDEIQLSLEGPKLLFNVSATGTAKLGLTNRMNLVIKQAVKPYKNAFLSLLFLLIASIAVAGYIISNQGNIIKSNKDTIARQQITLAGLKKANNTIVDSLDAAHKNNTRVQKELSNTKDQMEAVRQAFEQRFRALKAKASNNSSNRNNPGGGGNSNNNTDNPGNANIQGLLKQAEGDVYFIYSTSLDVTYPDGTTEEIKSQNELWSGTGFLLNDGRFVTARHVVEPWYYFKDNKDPMMLLNTYANNGGKIVANMVAVSPTGKKIALTNTSFIVDRTKDQPYTVQVDEDEFAIKKAQLGNGTDWAYFKTSTTGSLQANAALSSSLKRGTELHVLGFPYGLSLQNQQKLEPVYSKNEVGQNGLVNESITVTGRSFDTGNSGGPAFTTAQGKLVVIGIISAGRGVTGSIIPISAIR, from the coding sequence ATGACAAATAAAGAGACCCTGGCGGAAAAGGGCAAACAAACTCAACCCAACCGCGCTACACAGGCTTTTGCAACTGGACTGAAAATTCTGGGAGGGGCTGATGTGCCCATTTATACCCTGCAACACCTTACCAATACTGACAAGCACCCAGCAGGTAGTTACGAAAAAATCGTGGTTCCTTACGTAGAAATAGGACGTGCCAACTCTTGTGTCATTCAGTTTGACGATGGTTGTAATACAGTCAGTCGTAAACACGCCGCCATTGAGCGCAAAGGCAAAGATATTTTTATTAAAAACTTGTCTGCCACCAACCCTACCCTTATCAACGGCAGACCAGTAGCTGAGCAGTGGTACCTGACCAACGGCGATGAAATACAACTATCGCTTGAAGGTCCCAAGTTATTGTTCAATGTGTCGGCCACAGGTACTGCCAAACTAGGGCTTACCAACCGCATGAACCTGGTCATTAAACAAGCAGTTAAGCCTTATAAAAATGCTTTTTTATCCCTTTTATTCTTACTCATTGCCAGCATAGCGGTGGCTGGTTACATCATTAGCAACCAAGGCAATATTATCAAAAGTAATAAAGACACTATAGCCCGCCAGCAAATCACATTGGCAGGACTCAAAAAAGCCAATAATACAATTGTAGACTCATTAGATGCCGCGCATAAAAACAATACACGGGTACAAAAAGAATTGTCAAACACTAAAGATCAAATGGAAGCAGTGCGCCAGGCTTTTGAACAAAGGTTTAGAGCTCTCAAAGCCAAAGCATCTAATAACAGCAGCAACAGAAACAATCCGGGTGGCGGAGGCAATAGTAACAATAACACTGACAATCCGGGAAATGCCAACATACAAGGCTTGCTCAAACAAGCTGAGGGTGATGTATACTTCATTTATTCTACCTCGTTGGATGTAACCTACCCTGATGGCACCACCGAAGAGATAAAGTCGCAAAATGAACTTTGGTCGGGCACTGGTTTCTTACTCAATGATGGAAGGTTTGTAACAGCACGGCATGTGGTAGAGCCCTGGTATTATTTTAAAGACAATAAAGACCCTATGATGTTGTTGAATACTTATGCCAACAATGGGGGTAAAATTGTAGCCAACATGGTGGCAGTGTCTCCTACTGGAAAAAAAATAGCCCTGACCAATACCTCTTTTATAGTAGACCGTACCAAAGATCAACCTTATACGGTACAAGTAGATGAAGATGAATTTGCCATTAAAAAAGCCCAGTTGGGCAATGGCACTGATTGGGCCTACTTTAAAACCTCGACTACGGGTAGCCTACAGGCAAATGCTGCTTTGTCAAGTAGTTTAAAACGGGGAACCGAACTACATGTATTGGGTTTTCCGTATGGTTTGTCGCTGCAAAACCAGCAAAAACTAGAGCCCGTGTATAGCAAAAACGAAGTGGGTCAAAACGGCTTGGTCAATGAGTCTATTACAGTCACTGGGCGTAGTTTTGATACAGGCAACTCTGGTGGCCCTGCATTTACCACTGCCCAGGGCAAACTCGTGGTCATAGGCATTATTTCGGCAGGCAGGGGAGTTACAGGCAGTATTATCCCTATATCAGCCATCAGGTGA
- a CDS encoding FHA domain-containing protein, with translation MDTITCISCRQEVSYQKDYHCSNCQALWWGYENKDRIPSSFLKSQQNPLGITTSFHEEITPPPLSHSKNMIIAWLVVHTENQPTLLHELKQGKYVIGRAIPGNIPDITLNNDQFASRKHAELKVGTHEIHIIDLESRNGVYVNGQTQPVGKSFPQALSDGDTIQVGETKMVLKTRNVVQDEITALKTVRKLSYTPTVRVKAE, from the coding sequence ATGGATACCATTACCTGCATTAGCTGCCGACAAGAGGTAAGCTACCAAAAAGACTACCATTGCTCCAACTGTCAAGCGCTTTGGTGGGGTTACGAAAACAAAGACCGTATTCCGTCTTCTTTTCTTAAATCTCAGCAAAACCCTTTGGGTATTACCACTTCTTTTCACGAAGAAATAACTCCTCCACCCTTGTCTCACAGTAAAAATATGATCATTGCCTGGTTGGTGGTACATACCGAAAACCAACCCACGCTTCTGCACGAACTTAAGCAAGGCAAATATGTGATTGGAAGGGCGATTCCGGGCAACATACCTGATATCACGCTTAACAATGACCAGTTTGCCAGCCGCAAACACGCAGAACTAAAGGTAGGCACCCATGAAATACACATTATAGACCTGGAAAGTAGGAATGGGGTATACGTCAATGGGCAAACCCAACCAGTGGGCAAGAGTTTTCCTCAGGCGCTTTCTGACGGAGACACTATACAGGTAGGCGAGACCAAAATGGTGCTAAAAACCAGAAATGTAGTACAAGACGAAATTACGGCGTTGAAAACCGTAAGAAAGCTATCCTACACGCCTACAGTCAGGGTAAAAGCTGAATAA
- a CDS encoding protein kinase domain-containing protein, with translation MAVFKPKDIFAGRYQLQKLLGLGGFSEVWQVIDQMAENALVALKIYAAGTGLDEDGIELFRREYALTVSLNHKHLLKPTYFDITEGSPYLVMPLCAKGSLTKKLFKQGVLSEAELAVMMSHVSDGLAYLHQRHPVVLHQDIKPDNVLITEKNEFLLSDFGISSRMRHTMMKSTRSTASSNSLTIAYAPPEKFTSRPKSMPASDIFSFGVMLYELCTNEVPWMGHGGQSLLTGSAVPEIPEEYSPELNQIVQACMNREPTQRPTAEQLHQLSLVYLDKGKWEGFEKITRYKADSLSAIPEGSATQTPTEGVTSEKTNTPIHKTEDHPDLQLDVEDLEGVDDNDVPVVRSERVTEAVDKKKRKAVAATGKRTFDRNVYMFLGAVMIVLVVLIGREYVQKNLSKSKPELMANNDTLAMNANDQPEKLSENKKNKEVKKQTTKNQQKAKDLQEQLRLMEEQLHKKNKKLKEKKQEESTSDVEELTKYDENVPEPPTPPGKDKPSFVITENGVIIAGKGKKGKNSINIDLPKEIIELVKDATKNAKSKEKVNEWSRKMSKKYEHLGENYAKDYMRKKAERERQRHRAHKRSHQSGNNSQYDYIEEYPTCFLIEQNNRWGYLDRKKKLIAKPQYESAWPFYEGLAAAKKYGKWGYINRYGKTVIPHKFDKPGHFYNGKAKVVYRGKKMYINRYGKCVQDCL, from the coding sequence ATGGCTGTTTTTAAACCTAAAGATATATTTGCCGGGCGCTACCAGCTACAGAAACTGTTAGGGTTAGGGGGGTTTTCGGAAGTATGGCAAGTAATAGACCAAATGGCTGAAAATGCTTTAGTGGCACTTAAGATTTATGCTGCTGGTACTGGGCTGGATGAAGATGGAATAGAACTTTTTAGACGCGAGTATGCACTTACTGTTTCGCTCAATCATAAACATTTATTAAAACCCACCTATTTTGATATTACCGAAGGCTCTCCCTATTTGGTAATGCCGCTTTGCGCAAAAGGATCTCTTACCAAAAAACTTTTCAAACAGGGAGTATTGTCTGAAGCAGAACTTGCTGTGATGATGTCGCACGTAAGTGATGGGCTTGCCTACTTACACCAACGGCACCCGGTAGTGTTGCACCAAGACATAAAACCAGACAATGTACTCATTACAGAAAAAAACGAGTTCTTACTGTCAGACTTTGGCATTAGTAGCCGTATGCGGCATACTATGATGAAAAGCACCCGAAGTACTGCTTCATCCAATTCGTTGACCATTGCTTATGCTCCACCCGAAAAGTTTACCAGCCGACCCAAGAGCATGCCCGCCAGCGATATATTCTCTTTTGGGGTAATGTTATATGAGCTTTGCACCAATGAAGTACCCTGGATGGGACACGGAGGGCAATCGTTGTTAACAGGATCGGCAGTACCCGAAATTCCCGAAGAGTACTCACCTGAGCTTAATCAAATAGTACAGGCATGTATGAACCGAGAACCTACCCAACGCCCCACGGCTGAACAACTGCATCAGCTATCGTTGGTATACCTTGACAAGGGCAAGTGGGAAGGTTTTGAAAAAATAACTCGTTACAAGGCAGATTCCTTGTCGGCAATACCAGAGGGTTCGGCCACTCAAACACCCACCGAAGGGGTTACTTCAGAAAAAACAAATACACCCATACACAAAACAGAAGACCACCCAGACCTACAGCTTGATGTAGAAGATTTGGAAGGCGTAGATGACAACGATGTGCCTGTGGTAAGGTCTGAACGAGTAACCGAAGCGGTAGACAAGAAAAAAAGAAAGGCAGTAGCCGCTACAGGCAAACGCACCTTTGATCGTAATGTGTACATGTTTTTGGGCGCAGTCATGATTGTATTGGTAGTACTGATAGGCAGAGAATATGTACAAAAAAACCTGAGCAAAAGTAAGCCAGAGTTAATGGCAAACAACGATACCTTGGCAATGAATGCAAATGACCAGCCCGAAAAATTATCAGAAAATAAAAAAAATAAGGAGGTCAAAAAGCAAACAACAAAAAACCAGCAAAAAGCCAAAGACTTGCAGGAACAGTTGCGCTTAATGGAGGAACAGTTGCATAAGAAAAATAAAAAACTGAAAGAAAAAAAACAAGAAGAGTCCACTTCCGATGTTGAAGAACTTACAAAATATGATGAAAATGTACCTGAACCACCAACCCCTCCTGGCAAGGATAAACCTTCTTTTGTGATTACCGAAAACGGGGTGATCATTGCTGGCAAAGGAAAGAAAGGTAAAAACAGCATTAACATAGATTTACCAAAAGAGATTATAGAGTTGGTAAAAGATGCTACAAAAAACGCCAAAAGCAAAGAAAAAGTAAACGAGTGGAGCCGCAAGATGAGTAAAAAGTATGAGCACCTGGGCGAAAATTACGCCAAGGATTACATGCGAAAAAAAGCCGAACGAGAGAGGCAAAGACATCGGGCACATAAACGCTCGCATCAGTCTGGCAACAATAGCCAATATGACTATATAGAAGAGTACCCTACTTGTTTTTTAATAGAGCAAAACAACAGATGGGGATATCTTGACCGCAAAAAGAAACTGATTGCCAAACCCCAATATGAAAGTGCCTGGCCGTTTTATGAAGGGCTTGCTGCCGCAAAAAAGTACGGAAAATGGGGGTATATCAATCGATACGGAAAAACAGTCATTCCTCATAAGTTTGACAAACCCGGACATTTTTACAATGGCAAAGCCAAAGTCGTTTACAGAGGCAAGAAAATGTATATCAATCGCTACGGAAAATGTGTACAGGACTGCCTGTAA
- a CDS encoding protein phosphatase 2C domain-containing protein, whose protein sequence is MSVTNNIEENKTDALVNIFGRTDVGKARDHNEDNFAIGQDIKANQWEFNQHAFKQGALGSVMVVADGMGGTNAGEVASEIMVNTAKQMFQKLQALPESSQAIKDYLKKVIKVAHKNILAHAAAHPETEGMGTTAAIAWVIGLKAYVAWSGDSRVYLYRQGVPLTPATDDHSMVWELVQSGHLTPNQARLHPQSNIITQSLGEARNPPSPEAKTLQLQTGDRLLLCSDGLNGELDDPDIEAILEKTQGTSEACQELVNKANLAGGSDNITVLLMDMLDINRVGKNVQVRDTADQKAGLDAQKKKIILWVSLLILICSLYLLFSNLGQTDNPAQINKAANKAQKLPVMIDSTQTKHEQTSGKDTTSKEQGASTGRNEKENRPPVLLREEKKADPKEVAALEARLKKLLDDKAKVLKNIEGLKKSYQDIPAELKKLKALQQRLTKEIASPLVAKKIIKGSNEFVAPTTPKALKKAIYTIERVEASLYDIQEKMKHWQLSPNG, encoded by the coding sequence TTGAGTGTTACAAATAACATAGAGGAAAACAAAACCGATGCATTGGTCAATATTTTTGGCAGAACTGATGTAGGCAAGGCACGCGACCACAACGAGGACAACTTTGCCATTGGACAAGACATTAAGGCCAACCAGTGGGAGTTTAACCAACACGCCTTTAAGCAAGGGGCGCTTGGTTCGGTAATGGTGGTAGCCGATGGTATGGGAGGAACCAACGCAGGAGAGGTAGCATCTGAAATAATGGTAAATACTGCCAAGCAGATGTTTCAAAAACTGCAAGCCCTGCCTGAGTCGAGTCAAGCTATCAAAGATTACCTGAAAAAAGTGATCAAGGTTGCTCATAAAAATATTTTGGCGCATGCTGCTGCCCACCCCGAAACCGAAGGAATGGGTACTACGGCTGCTATAGCCTGGGTAATAGGACTTAAAGCTTATGTGGCCTGGTCGGGCGACAGTAGGGTGTACTTATACCGCCAGGGAGTACCACTGACTCCAGCTACCGATGACCACTCTATGGTGTGGGAATTGGTACAAAGCGGGCACCTTACGCCCAACCAGGCAAGGTTGCACCCACAAAGTAATATCATTACCCAGAGTTTGGGCGAGGCACGCAACCCGCCCAGCCCCGAAGCTAAGACCTTGCAATTGCAAACCGGCGATCGATTGTTGTTATGCAGCGATGGGCTCAACGGCGAACTGGACGACCCTGACATTGAGGCTATCCTGGAAAAAACCCAAGGAACCTCTGAGGCCTGCCAAGAACTGGTAAACAAAGCCAACCTTGCCGGAGGCAGTGACAACATTACGGTGCTGTTGATGGACATGCTCGACATAAATCGGGTAGGCAAAAACGTGCAGGTAAGAGATACTGCTGACCAAAAGGCGGGGCTGGATGCTCAAAAGAAAAAAATCATACTGTGGGTTTCTTTGTTGATTTTGATATGTAGCCTTTATTTGCTTTTTAGCAATTTGGGGCAAACTGACAACCCCGCACAAATAAACAAAGCAGCCAACAAAGCACAAAAACTGCCCGTGATGATAGACTCTACTCAAACCAAACACGAGCAAACATCAGGCAAAGATACCACCAGTAAAGAACAAGGTGCCAGTACTGGTAGAAACGAAAAAGAAAATAGACCACCTGTGTTGCTGCGAGAAGAAAAAAAGGCTGATCCAAAAGAAGTAGCTGCCTTAGAAGCCCGCCTAAAAAAATTACTGGACGACAAGGCTAAAGTACTGAAAAATATAGAAGGGCTTAAAAAGAGTTATCAAGACATACCTGCTGAACTGAAAAAACTAAAGGCTTTGCAACAACGACTCACCAAAGAAATAGCTTCGCCTTTGGTGGCAAAAAAAATTATTAAAGGCAGCAATGAGTTTGTAGCACCCACCACGCCCAAAGCATTGAAAAAAGCCATTTATACTATAGAAAGAGTGGAAGCCAGCCTGTATGATATACAGGAGAAAATGAAGCATTGGCAGCTTAGCCCCAATGGTTAA